From Solanum stenotomum isolate F172 chromosome 2, ASM1918654v1, whole genome shotgun sequence:
aaaattgtatcaggctcacatatattaggacagaaaaaataacacatatcattttaaaattaccaaaaaagtattacaaataataataatcaacaacttaaaatatagatattttaaaagggttaattttgtaattttatccatatcacataaattaggacaatgtgaccagtaatgtacgttatttcaaagttacataaaaatattataaatcacaataattaataacttaaatttttttaaaaaaacatatgaaaagttggatgactctccatatttcatttgtgtcacataaattgagacaacaaaaataacatatattgggtccattttaatttatttgtcttattttttttgtttgttttatatttaaaaattgcgtaaaaatactataaatcatgataattgacaacataaaatatgttttgaaaaaaatacaaaaaaatccactgattcttgaagtgaatctatcgtaaaaatactataaatcatggtaattgacaacataaaatatttcaaaaatgttataTGTGGCAGTCTTATTATaccttaaatagcgtcaaagaaagtatagatttgtgataaaaaaaacttattcctttatccacgcaaacaatcgcttcaaaaactcggttattagccccaaaacataccatttatattattgggcccgtgcatagcacggacAACATTATCTAGTAATATATATACGCATAAGTTTTTTATTTCAGTTGTTGGCCTTTTGCTTATTCTTCCCCAGGTATTCTTGCTATCGGCTATCCTGTATGGTGAATCCCAGGTATTCTTGCTATCGGCTTTCcataaatttcaattatttttaaaaaatttatatggtGAAAACGTATAAGATGAGAATTACTTACTAAGTCAATTTGATTGATGATTATTAATACTCGTtattattcatgattttttgttttattttatgaagattTTGAATTGTctaactataatatttttttaatttaatttttaattaaataaatcttaTTCCAAAAGTAGAAGATTTTAGGTTCGAATTTACACAAAACATGGAATTTTAAGCCAGCTGTTTGTAATTTAATtccatttttaataattttttcgaGTATCTTATGAAGAAAAATGCAAACTTTATCTGACTAAGTGCGTGTCTGGATTGGCTTATTGTAGGTGCTCAAAATAAGTTTTAAACAGTTTTGAAGTGTttggttaaagttaaaaagtgtgTTTATCTACTCTCATGGCGAAAAGACATCAACTTTCCAATAATTTTGCTCTAAAGAAGGTAAACTACAAGGCTTAGACCGCAATTCTTCTGTGATTCATGATTAAAATGGATTTGATGAAActgcttttctttttcttgtattttctaGTGCTCTGCAGAGGATCACATTAGTAAGTTACCTGATGAAATTCTTGTACATATACTGTCTTTCCTTACTGTTAAGGAAGCAGCAGACACCAGTGTCCTCTCCAAAAGATGGTTACTCTTGTGGACATATATTTATAGGCTTGATTTTAATGCCACCAAACCATTAAATGAAGTAGCATTAAATCCCAAGCTGAGGAAAATGTATATGAAGAAGTACATCAGATGGGTCAGCCGTACTTTGAAAATGTGCAAAGTTGAGAGATTAGACCAATTTCgtatttcttttgatttaaaCAAATTTGCCCAGCATAAGATTGATAGGTGGCTTGAGTTTGCCGTTGCTAGGCAAGTTCAAAGGCTAGAGTTGGACTTGTTAGATGGTGGGGATTTACCTCAATATATTGGGAGTTGTTATAACTTCCCCGTCCAACACTTTGGTCTCAATGACTATGACTATTCTGCTCAACCTCGTTTGAACAAGCTGCCACCTCtcttgcataatttttttaagtctTCAAAGGTACTGTTATTCAAGTCCGTAAATTTGACTGGGGAAGTTGTTGAGTTCTTCATTTACAATTGTCCATCTCTTGAAGAACTGACGGTTCATGCATCGGAAACATTGGTAAATCTTCAAGTCGTTGGTCCTTCCGTTAAGTTGAAATACTTTAGTATATGGTACTGTATAGCACTAAAATCACTTAAAATCTGTGATACAAACCTTGTAACACTTTCGACTACATTATCAGCAGCTCAATTATTGCTTGTTAATGTTCTGATGCTGATTGAGTTACATGCTTTGGGTTTTCCCACAAATATTTTGGATGCAATGTTGCCTTGTATTTCTTCTTGTGTTCTTTCTCAGGTAGAGGTCCTCAAGATAAATTCTGACATTACAATATTTGGTAAACATTCTGAGTATGGATTGGTCAGTGAACAAACTTTTGAAATGTGTGTGTATATACCTTTGTATACTTTGCTGCTTGTACTAATTGGTGTGCTTTAATTTTTCCCAGGTTTATTTGGGGAAATACAAGATTCCTAAACTTACCATGCTCAAGAAATTTGTTTTAGTTTTGGAAGCATGGGAGGACAGAACTTTCTTAGATTGCACTAAAGTCATAGAGGCTGCTCCACAGTTGACGGAATTCGAGTTGAATGTAAGTGTCAAGTTTTATTTGGccatttttagttttgtttcacaaattaGCTAGTGCCTGCTTGTGCTTCTATACTTCAAATTCTGTATGAATGTGTTCCTTATTTAGGTGTCCATCTTTCAATGGGTTGTGGGTAGATGTGTTGACTGAATTGCCTCTTTCATAATTCATCCACTTAAATCATCTTTACTGTCTAACAACTCTTTGGTATGCTAGCTGGATTTCCTCCAGAATGGAATCCTGATTCTGGCATCTCATTTGTATTACTACCACTTCTGTCGGTAACTTGATAGTTGACTACATTACGAGATTTTCATTCTTAAACTTGCAAATAATAGACATGTATGGCAGAATATGGAAGTATGACTATTTTGCTcccaaaatttatataaagttaTTTGGACTGTAAACCTACTTGTCCTCAATTCATGAACCAATTTCCGAAAAGAACAAGCTAGCAATGTAAATAAGTTGTGAAGTAAGTTTAGTAATGCTTTCTAGGATGAATATCATAATAGAGGCTATGAAGATGAGGACTTCAACTATGTTTTTGGGACTCATGGGATGTGTTTGGCACTTGGGAGTTCGTTGGTATCCCAACCAAATGACTTGTGGAATATTCTAGAAAatgaaaacttttttttattttcccctttttctGTAAATCATAGCTATTTTAGAGTAGTTTTCTCTTGGAGATGAAATCACAAGTCCCATATATAGCTACTGCATATCTTTTTTCCATTCTGGATACTGGTGGTGATCGATGCTATGTTGATTTTGTTGTACGATTGGTTTCAACTTAGTGATTCTTCTCCTCGTTTTGAGTTTGTGATAACAGGTTGCTGTTTGATTTTCTTATTGGCAGTTGATATGGATCAAACCAAAGAGGTCAAAAAGAGAGTGTAGAAAGGTCGCAAGCTGTCCTCTTCATCACCTCAAAGTGCTCAAGCTGTACGGATATTATGGCCGTACTAGTGAGCTTGAACTCGTTAGTTGTTTTTTGGAAAATGCTAGTGTGCTTGAGAAAATCTTGGTTGATCCTCTTCCACTAGATAATTTTCGTATCGAGGGGGAACCAAGGGAAAGTAAGCCTGTGCGAATTGCAAGAAATACGCAAAGCTCCAGCTTGAAAGAGAAGTGCCTTCACATATTGAGTTGATGATACTGTGAAAGTATGTTTGTTCGGAAATAATATCTATGTTACTTTTCAGTTATTTTTACTCTTAAATTAATGACAATTGTATTTTTACTGGAGCTTTGTTTATgatgttatttatatattggATCATAcatcttttttctcaaaattgtaTTAATGTAGTACGTATGCATGGTATTTATGTAACTGCAATTATTAGGGGAAGAAATTATTGTAGTCCTATATTGGAATAGGGAAGAAGCAAATTTGTACAAATTGCGTGGTTTATATCTTGGAAGAAGACTTTACTTGTTAAGAGTCCCTTTTCTTTTGTTACTAGATGGATGTGGTGTGCCCGTGCTTGTGCTCGACTTTGTTGTTTGCTTATGTcgtttaatttgataaaatataaagagaatATAAAGATGCAAGAAACGAATTTTACTGCATATTAGGGGGAATTTGAATTCAAGACAACTACTCAAAAAGGTTATATCATTCTATTAATATGTAATatactcaatttttttgaataaatagtTATCTACTgcaaatttataattcaaataggTGAGcataaaaatgtttgaaatgCATACACCTTTCGGTACAATATGATATGTCTACTCAATGATAAGCAATGTAGAATTGGAGTTATACAACGATGGAATGTACCACATTGCAAATATCCACTTagcttattttttattgaattgatttttcaaGATAAGAAGgtagaaaatcatttttgaaaacttATTCTTTCATCTATTGCTTTTAAAGTTCTCTGATGGATTATATTAGAACTgatttgctaattattttttttgaaagtttgTTTCGTgaaaattattcttttaataTGTAGATTAGTTTATCGAATTGCAACAATTGTCATTGTCgaatttcaacaattatttttatatcctttgcttaatttgttttttgatgTTTAAAGTATGCTTTATGAATACTActcttttaataatattttgtgtgTTTAGTTTTTCAACAATCATCAGGATTTTGCaagttatatgaaaaaaaaaaagtagtcacTAAGATTTTTGAATGCTATTATTTCATatacttgtatatattttttgtatataaaattaatgaattatATGTAGTTTTTTAAAGGTTTATGTGTAAAATATCTTTCATTAAATAATGGAAGAATTTTACACagtaaaacaatttttttaaagaatcaaactttcatataaaatatattaataattaagattAAAACTCAgatgttaaaagaaaaaagtgcAAATTTAATTATCTCTTAAAAATATTACTAGAAGATGTACAcaatcataattaatttatttttacacttCATATGAACTCAATTCacaaatttgaatataatattttaagttataaatgacataataaaaataaaaaaactaattagagtatcacaaaaaaatataaaatacatgCAAAAGATGACaaaaattttatacaaaaaatttatatattattaatacattTAGACAATcgaataatttcaaaatattaatattaaagtataaatataatttgtttagaAAGTAAAAATGTATGACGTAACACAATATTAAAATTGTGTAGCAGGAAAagtaaattagaaaataaaattttaaaaatgatacTTCATTAGAATTACTTAAAATTAAcgtgacatatttaaaattaaaaaaaattaaatgatcatttttaaaattaaaatattaaaaaaattagattctttatttaaataaaagttattaattacaaaaatactAAGAAATTACAAAACACACGTAGTccttattttaacttttttttttccaattatcCTTATTAATCTCAACAATATTCTTTTTCAgtgataaaataatttgtaacCTTTCTTATTAAGttatgtactccctccgtcccattttatgtgaggtactttgactcggcacagagtttaagaaagaaaggaagacttttaaaacttgtggtccaaaatgaatgatataaatttgtgtagctgtaaatcatttcattaagggtaaaataaacattttatagtcaaattgttatttaatatagaaatgtgtatATAATATCATACAAGcacatgtttttgtttttttagagacacatgtatttatttatgagaaaattatGCAGTTAAGCAAaattatactacttaattactcattatagctatagtttgttataattatcactcgcgattaatattatacattaattacgtaggctgacttcgagtttatataattagccacgtttgtatatgtataattcgccacatttgtataatttgcagctaacaaatttttgtttgatttgtatttgtatatgattatttgtatttgtatatgacggtgatttcctttgatttttcagttttgtcattAAATACATTCAATTCTTTTGtgtattattttcctttctGAAGTTTATATAAACATGTagtttttggattttgtataatataatttatatagtgtgatatgtataatatattttgtagtattgtttaaagttcacatgtttatgtttgtatctattagttatttcgagttttattatatttgtataattccagACTTTATATTACTTACAAAAACACGTGAATTATATAAACGtacctgcgaattatacaaacgagataCGAATTCTACAAATTATTGTGCTCTCTCgtttgcctctctcctccctctcccaatcttgctttcctctctcctccctctcccaatctctctCGCCAGaacatacaaatacatatgtataatatacaattatctaaccgatatacatatacaaatcacctctctcccactctttgccctctctcgctcgcctctctcctccctctcccagtctcgctcgccactctcctccctataacatgtagctacgaatcgtaattaacAAACTATTGCTATAAAGcgtaattaggctatttttgaaTGACTATATGTGTAAGTTCctctttatatatttatatatatgatcacCTGAAGATATGATATATTTCTAAATCTTAACAGCCCTCAAAGTCTTGCACTTCCAGCCTATCAAATCAGTTCAATTCACCTAAAAATATGACAGCATTTCTTTGccgattttatatatatatatatactagagaGTGAATATACTTGCACGTACGAGTTATATATTGATGTGGAAAGAAAAAAGGCacaattatattttgaaaatatattacatatattttgtGCAAGGTTATACAGAGAGGTTGCTGCAGAAGggaaaatacatatattaatgTTGCAATTGCATGTAAGGTTGTCGAAGTTAGATTCTGAAATGAGTCAACCAAAGCATGTCGTCTTCTAGGAGTCgatttaatataatattgattttttaagtCTTTTTACGCcctgagaaaaaaaaagaatttaattatTGTCTTTGTTTCAGCacgaagagaagaagaaaatgagaaggtgattatatttattttattacccTATTTTAGAAATGGGAGTTGGGATGTACTAACACTGTTACATGCAGTTGTATAAAATGTAATAGAAGTTGTACTTTTTAAGGTAACTtggtaatttaatttttttttaaaaatattgctTCAATGACAACATGTGTGTTACAGATGTAACAACAACTTTTACcgtatatttttcttcttccacATAGTTCTGGAGTGTTGCAAATTGTCGATCCTTTTTCATtatcaatgtaattttttttatcattctcTCTATTTTCGCCATCCTGTGATTACTGTCTTTGATATCTTACCGATCCAATGGATTTGTTGCTGTTGCTGTTGTTTTAGTTCTTAATACTTTGAACCAAAAAAAGAAGTTCTGTAAAACTAAATTTGGTGAAGACTATTGTGAAATTTCTTGAGCCTTTGATTTTTTGTAAATTGATTTTTCACATGCATTCATTTACTTGCATTGAGAAAATTCAATGAGAATAGAGGAAGGCTATGTCAAAATAAATTCCAAAACTTGGTACTTCACTCATATTTTGTCAATTATCTAGGTTACCTCTctgtttgtttatttatttattttatcttatattaaCTACATTAGCAAGCAAATTGTTCTAATTTATATTGACCATTTAACTGAAATAAGAAACAATTGAACTTGCATTAGAAGCAATGAGATCGATGAAAATCATGGAGAGGAAGCTGAAGAGTGGATCACTAGGCATCATCTTTGAATTTCTGATCATTTTATATATTCGTTAGAGAGAGAGAAGGTgtaggtttttttttaatctaaagaatctttttttataaatcaagGATGACCATAGAGGAATTTGTTCATTCTGTTACACTaaataagttctttttttttgcaaCAATTTCAAAGAGTTGTACGGATCAGTTGGGTTTGTTGGAGGTTGGAGATCAACTACATGCTTAGCTTGTTAAACTTTCTGTCGTTTCAAATATTTATGTTGCTTCTGCTTTTGTTGATTAGTATGTTATATGTTTTGATTTGTAATTTGATGTTCAAGTGTTCTATTCCATGTCCGAGGAGTATTTAGTGTcgtgaaatatatttttaaggtGCTTGAGGTACTAAAACATCATGCGACAATAACACAATATAAATCAAATGCAGTCAACTCTCTAACATATTTAATAACTTATGGTAGCACCTTTCCAGCTAGCTCATGTAACAACCCGTAAGGTCGTTTTGAATACTATAACTATTTCGACCTtttccataaattttaaatgagaatttttaactttttatttgacTACTGTTATTTACTTGGTGGgtacatattaaataattaatttttattagttgaTTATAAATAGGTCAAGTCTTAAATTTAATATCCTACGGTACTAGGCCCTTAAATaggaataaaattaatttaacttagcAATTTTTGTTCATAATTAATTTAGGGAAAATAAATTAGGCGAGAAGACGGGCAGATTAGCAGCGAGGGCCGCCGATCGCATTCAggtaagataaaaatattaccCAACCTTACTTCTTGAAATTGAATACATGATTAGAGTATATTATTATGTTATCGATAACATTggatttcttttattttgaaaattttgaagagAAAAATCGGCTGTGTAACTTAGAAAAGACAAAGGAAGAATTTGACAAGTTTGTCTATTGATTGTATACGGTGAATCTATGTATCATCAATTTACTATAAAATAATTgtcatttagtttttttttgagttgaaaaataatattatataattaactCATGCATTACTACACCGCCGTACTCCAGTGTGATCACTAGTTGATTTAGGGGAAACAAACTTTGGTCTcattcaattttcaatatatatttttgttatcatATAGTAAATCaagttttaatatattgagataggaaattaaatattaggtgtattgtattatttgaaTATCATTAGAGTTATGATATTTGAGGAGTTGAGACCTAAACCTAggcttaaaatttatgaaatatgaaACTCGATATATTAGTTGGTATCAAGATTTAGAAAATTGACTATAGATTTGAGTGAGTTTTTGAGTCAAGActaaatatatagtaatatattgtgtacttgatagattggaaacgttttgaggcattgaggaaaggaaaatcATTGGAGAATTAGCTTGCTAAGTTTTGGTTCTTCTGTGgagtaggttatggtttattctatgtgatagatagactcttaatagtgattgatagtcattgagtgatattgtgaatTTTTCTATGTACTTAGTTGTTGTGGTTTGGATAATTTATGTGTTGTTGTGATTGGTCTGTAATCCCAAAACTGCGAAATCCATAATATTGAACTTATCCTATTAAATT
This genomic window contains:
- the LOC125855431 gene encoding F-box/LRR-repeat protein At3g58900-like, with the translated sequence MAKRHQLSNNFALKKCSAEDHISKLPDEILVHILSFLTVKEAADTSVLSKRWLLLWTYIYRLDFNATKPLNEVALNPKLRKMYMKKYIRWVSRTLKMCKVERLDQFRISFDLNKFAQHKIDRWLEFAVARQVQRLELDLLDGGDLPQYIGSCYNFPVQHFGLNDYDYSAQPRLNKLPPLLHNFFKSSKVLLFKSVNLTGEVVEFFIYNCPSLEELTVHASETLVNLQVVGPSVKLKYFSIWYCIALKSLKICDTNLVTLSTTLSAAQLLLVNVLMLIELHALGFPTNILDAMLPCISSCVLSQVEVLKINSDITIFGKHSEYGLVYLGKYKIPKLTMLKKFVLVLEAWEDRTFLDCTKVIEAAPQLTEFELNLIWIKPKRSKRECRKVASCPLHHLKVLKLYGYYGRTSELELVSCFLENASVLEKILVDPLPLDNFRIEGEPRESKPVRIARNTQSSSLKEKCLHILS